The sequence below is a genomic window from Candidatus Zixiibacteriota bacterium.
TTACCCAGGTTGTGATCCCACCAGTCGGGCTGGTTGGTGGTAATATTACCCTCGATATTGGTAAAATACAATCCGTCGGTGGATACCTGCACATAAGCATAGTCCCAGCCTTCTGACATGGAGTAATAAGTCCAGAATTTAAGCGTATCGTTGGGCTGGACATGGTACGGTTCGAGTGTCGTGATATACCGCTCGGCATAGCTTGGTTCGCCAGAATGGAAACTGGTCGGCGAGGAGTGATCGTACGTATCGAGAACAAAGCCGTGGTTGTCCCAGTCATCGAAATCATCGGCGTAATCGGTGGCAACGGTTGGTTGCTGTTTTTCCATCAACTGGTATTTAACGGCCGGATTGAGTGTATCTTCATGCGTCCACGTCAGGACTACCGGCTGTCCGCTCTCGACCGAATCGGGCGCCGAGATCACCGGCGCATCCGGCGGCAGGGCCGAATAAATATTCCCGGCCAGCTTCGCCAGGTAATAGCACACCGGAACATTTTCCTGGATCAGCGGGTTTATTCGCGAGGTTTCCGGCCAGAAGCCGTCATCGTACCCCCCGACTTCAATCGTGATCGCATAATTCTTATCTTTCAGGGTCTGTTCGCCATAACCCCAGTCATCGCTGTCGCCATTGGTGGGGTACAGGGTCCAGCCCGGTCCGGGACGGTAGCCGTTAATGGAATTGACGGTCCGACCCAGGGCCGAAAAAATATACTCATCGGGCGAGTAAATACCCACCTCATAGCTGTATGGCCAGAGTATCAGGTTGGAATAGGAATGGAAATAGAGCGTGATGACAAAATTGTGGGCAATAATAAAATCGCGCATGGCCTGGGTTTCCAGTTCCGAGAAAGGACCGGGGCCGCGGTAGGTTTCATCGCCCGGATCCGGCGAGGAACCGATATCATCGTACCCCCACATGTAACCGTAATTGCGGTTCAGGTCCACACCATAAGTCCCGTCACCGTTGTCGCGGCGGTTCTTGCGCCACATCCCGCCGCCGCCGGGGCTGTTCATATCGTTGTAATAATAACCGTCGGGGTTGACCACCAGCACGAACCACATCTCGCGGTTGTCGATCAGATAGGTGGCCTCGGGATCGGTCCCGTAATTTTCCAGCAGGTTCCACATGAATTCGATTAACACCAGGGGGGTGATACCTTCCCGGCAATGAATGGCGCTCGTGAAGAGTATTTCCGGCTCCTCTTCATCGACCGAAGCATTGTCGGATATCTTAACGGCGTAAACATCGCGCCCTTCAAGGGTTTGCCCGATACTGATCTTGGGAGTTATCAGATCAGGGTAGACATAATTCATGAACATCTGCTCGGCTTCGATCTGTGAAAGGCTGTAAAACTGGGAAATGGCTTTCTCGGGAATCCGCGAACGGTAAAATTCGACCACATCCTCGTGGACGATTTCAACCCGAAAGCCTTTTGTTTTTAATTCGGAAATTTCTTCTTTATCGGTAATTACCTCAATGAAATCTTTCCCCTGCCAGACAACATCAAGATGCATCAGGCGGAGCTCCTGAATATCCTCCTTTGAATCAATAAAAATTTTTGCCTGGATATAAATATCCTCTGCCGACACCATGCTGTTCCCGGCAATCAAAAAAAGCGTTATAGCCAGAAAAGCCAGTTTTCTCCAGATCATGATTACCTCCCGTCAGGCAAGATATGCAAAGATGTAAATAGTGATAATTTAATATAATATAGGCGTTTACGTCGTTTATGCAACCTTTTTTTAAATATTCCTGTACCAACATTAAACAGATAGATGATCTGACCCGGGCCAAATGCCGATACAGTATTAATAGCTACTTTCCGAAGTATTCGGAAAAGATGCTGTTCGGGGCGCAATATGTCCTGCTGTATCCCGGGTAATAATTGGGGATAATGAAATAAAACGGAAACAGAGGGGCCAATGAACAAAAAAGTCAAACTTTGTCCATATTGCCACGCCGCCCTGTCAATCGATAAAATTGTCAGGGATCCGTCCATCAGGCCGATCGGGATGGCTTTCCATGATATCGACTCGCCTATTACTTATTACTTTTTCCAGCATGATGTTCCCGGTTGCGGCACCAGCTTTCTGGTCAATATCGAGGAATTCGCCGAATATGTCGCTGATTCGATTGGTTCCGAATGTCTGGCGCGAACGGATTGCTGCGAGGGCCACTGCGTTAATCTGGAAGACCTCAACGAATGCCGGCAGGAATGCCGCAATGCGCCCTTTCGGCGGTTTCTATTCGAAATGATAAAAATCAAGGGTCAGGGTAAACTGGAAAATCAACCGGTTGCCGATTCCCCGGTTGAATTATAACATTGAGTTTCGGCTATTCCAATTCCCCGACCGTCCGTAGTTCAATGCCAAACCAGGTAATTCCGAAGATAATCACCAGCATGGCCCGTACTTCCTGGGGCCACTCCAGCCCGGCGAAATAGAGGATACCGATCAGGGATACTCCCAGGCCGATCTTCAAAATCGCCTCGCCGACATGCAGTTTGACAAAACTGAACAGCCCGAACAGAATATACAGCGTGACCAGGGCCGGTCCGAGAAGGAGAATCAGCCACTCCCATGCACCGGGCATCAAATTGAAATCCGATATTGTTTTCGAAGAAAAATTCGAGAAAAGCATGATTACATGAGCGGCGATAAAGAAAATCGCCAGGGCAACATAAACCAGACCCTCATGCCGATCACTTTTCAATTCCCGGATACCCACCATGGCAAAGAAAAAGGCGGCCGCAATCAGTCCGGTCAGATAAAGAAATGAGTTGAACGAGAAGAAATTTCCCAGTAAAATGTCCATGGTATTACCTCCTGAACAATTACTTTCGTAAGAACCATGCCATTCTGTCGAAAATTTTTATTACCATGTCTCCGTTAGTGTTACGTTATCAGAAGAAAGGCTGTCCGGGATACTGCCGGGCAGTTTATATGAATTAGGATGCAGGCCGCCGGGCGAAATGGTTGCATAGACAACCCGATTTAAAAAAAGCCCGGGGGTTCCCGGGCTTTTCTTCGATAAAAGAGGCTATTTAATCATTATCATTTTGCGGGTTTGACTCAAATTGCCATAATCGACCCGGTAGAAATAAATACCGCTGGCAACTTCCGTCCCGACATCATCACGTCCATTCCACCTGATCAGATGTCTTCCCGCCGGAAGGTCCTCGTCGACCAGAAGCCTGACCGACTGCCCGAGGATATTGAAAATCTCGAGCCGCACCCGGCCGGGATCGGGAAGAGCAAAGCTGATATCGGTTATGGGATTGAAGGGATTGGGGACATTCTGCTCAAGAACAAACCGGGCCGGCAGAAGTTCGTTCTCATGGCCCTCGACATATTCCCTGGTACCGATTATCAAACGGGCGGAAATCATCTCTGCGGTCAGATTAACGGAAGTTCCTTCTTCGAGTCTGATCGGGTTTCCTGTACCGGTCACCAGCCAGGCGCTCATATCGGAAGGAATCTGATCCAGACCGGACACGGTTAATTTCCCACCGGCAGGATTGGTTACGACTATTTCCCAGACAGCACCATCGGTAAACGGCGGGCGAAAATCGGTCCGTTTGAGTCCGGTCGTGTTATCACCGATTGCGAAAGCTAGGGACGGCCCGCCGGGGACGGTCGGAGGTTCCGAATAATCATAAAGATCAATCCCCTCGGCCGCATCGGAACGCACTCCGAGCTGATTGTAATCGTCTAACAAACCATCGATGTCAAGCCGGAGATTGGCAGTCCAGCAATCGGAGGTCTTTTCCGGTAATTTCGGGGGCATTGCTTTCGGTGTCAGGCTTGTCTCATGAAACCTGATTAAGGCCTTGATTCCGTCCTTCTTGATATTAACGAAAACGCCTTCCCAGGCCGGAATAACTGTCACCAGTTGGTAGCCGCTGCCGGTATAGCGATAGATATTATCTTCCAGGACGCTCGAAATATGTCCGACCGTATCGGCCCCGTCGGCAAAAACCACTTCGCTCCAGGCGACATTGAACGGGAAGGGATTAGCCAGCTGATTCCATCCGGAATCGAGCGGGACACTGAAATAGCTATTGCCACCATACTCGGCATTAGGACTAACCGAGGTTCCGGGGGTCCCATAAGTTTTCCCGCCGCGGGCAATCAGCCAGAATCCCTGGCCGGGGGTCACGCGGGCCGCATCGGGATATTCATCCACCTGAGCAGTGGAAGGATTGTAATTGCCCAGACGCCACTGGGTCGAATCGACGGCCCCGAGATCATCGAGAAAGACCGCGGCCGCGGTGTTATTGGTAGGCACCAACGGCATGGCGATAATCCGGTAATCGCGGATAGAACTGGCGCTCGGCAGAGCGGTCGGCCGCTGGGACTGTTCGTTGGTTAATTGTGTCCGAAAGGTATACGGTTCAGCGGCGTTACCGATATTGACAACATCGGATCCATCGGTAATAACGAAATAATACTCCAGACCCCGGATCGTCAACAGGCTTTCATCGAGTTCATAGATGAGTGTCTGGGCATCCGAAACGGACATGGCGGCCGTGCTGTACGAAGTCTGGCCGCCCTGGCGGTAGAAAAACGAACCGCTGACGGTCCCGGCTCCGGTGCTGTGAAGCACGGTCAGAGTCCGGTCGCCGATCGCCACGGTTTGCACCAGGGCCCCGTCGTAATCGGCGTTGAAAGCCGATCCGGCACCGAAGATAGCGGCATTACCGCCGGCCATATTATAATTACTGCTGCCTAATATTTCTCCTCCGGCCAGGGGGACCGACCCGCACAAATTATAATTCGTCGAGCCGGACAAGCCTCCGCCGCCGACCGGCACCCCGCCGGTCAGGGAATACGACACTCCCGACATCTGCGCCCATGAAAGACCGACCGTCCCGACCAGGAGAAGAGATACGGCAATAACTGCGTATTTAATATATCTCATAGATTAATCTCCAATCTTTTTTAATCACCGCACTCCTTTTAATAAGCCCTTGGGAAAAAGATGGCTGTTAAATACACATTGGTCAGGTTAATGGTATTCGTGTCATAGGCAGTATTCTTCCTGGCCAGAGCATAAAAAGTCCGGGATCCCGCCGCCACGCTGGTTACATAGGTTACGCAGAAGGGATTGTAGGAACGATCCGTCCGCGATCCGTCAAGGTACCCGGTCGAGTAGTAGTGCAGGAAAGCAGATTCACTCGTCCCCATACCCACATCCAGCACGGTCGCATCGCCAAACATGACGGCACTACCGCTGACAATCACCAATACATATCCGCTGGTAGGACAGCTCAGCGTAACCGATCCCAAACTGGTTATGGTGGTCGTAATACCAAGGACGGTTCCGATATCGCTGTAATCCAGCCCAGCCACCCCATTTATTTTGGAGGCAGCAATAGCGGCGCTGGCATTGATGTCGGCATCCACTATACTTCCATCGGTAATCTTGGCCGAGGTAACCGAGTTGTTGGGAACTGTCGCGGTGGTGATAGAATACGGTGCCGAGTTTATGGCCTGACGCGGGGTCATTTCAGCATCGGTACCGACTTTTATCCCCAGGTAACGGGTGCTTCCATCCAAATGGGAGGTGGTCAACGGTCCCAGTTGCACCGTGAAAACCCCGTTATCGTCGGGATCAACCGACTGGGTGGAAGTGAACAGGGCTGTCCCGCCGGTTGAGGCGGCATAAATGGCGAAAGTAACGCTTACCGACGAAGTGATCGGGTCACCTTCGTCGTCGGTCAGACGTCCCTGATAAGTAATGTAATTCGGGGCCTGGGCCAGAACCATTCCGGCCGCCAGCAGTAATATCAATATAGTTAAAATTCCCTTCTTCATTTTTCTTCTCCTTCCTCAATGTTACACATGGTCCGATGAATTTTATTTTTTGCCCTTTTTCGGTGTATCCGGGAAATCCGGCAGAGCTCCGGTTCCGGAGTCATCGCCACCATCATCACTGCCTCCGGCCGCCAGGACGACCACACCGGCAACAATTCCAACACCCAGTCCGATCGCCCACCACTTGGTGTACCACGGTTTCTTCTTACCTTCGACTTTGGCGGGCGGGGTTGTTTTCGTTTCAGCCGAACCGGGCGTGACCACTTCCTTGGTGCCGCCCTGATCGACCAGATCCTGGGCGTCTTTCATCATCGACATGAATTCCGGCGATTTGATATTAAGTTCGCCGCGCCATTCACGGTACGATTGGAAAGCCGCCACGAATTGCTCCATGACCATATCGCGCTTTTCATCATTGTCCCTGACCCGGGCGTAATAGACCTCGGCCAGCAGGACATGGGCGTTGGCCCGATCCTCAATGCTGATATTTTCCAGCTTGAGATAGGCTTCCAGCTCCTGTTCGGCACATTTGTAATTGAGCGCCAGGAAGCTCTTTCGGGCATTGGTCAACGATGGCTGACCGGGATCGTAACCGCAGTCGGTTGTCTGTCCGAAAGATATTCCGGACAGGACCGCGCCATGCAGATACAAAGCCAGCAGGATGATCGCGGTCACCCGAAATACGGAATGTTTTCTGACCATGATACCTCCCATGTAAAGTATTAAGTTGTATTTATCCGCGAAAATAATAGATAACTATTTTTCCGACCAGAATATCACCAGCGGAACGGTCGCCATTCCGCTTCCCCCGGTCGAGCCGAGTTTTATCCGTCCCGAGGGGCCTTTGGTGGCTCCGTGCGGTCCGCTTCCATAGGGAAAGACCACCAGGGAATCGATCCGGGGTTCGCCCTTTTTATCGGCCCCGATGGCAAAGATACTCGAATTCAGATTCCACCATCCCTGTAATTTAATCAGGTTCAAAACCGGAAACTCGGTCAACATATGCCGGCGGCCGTTGAAGGATAATTCCACCACGTGCTTGTCCGATGGCGGCGCCAGAGCAATTTGAAGACTGACCGAATCGGTCCCGGCATATTCCCGCGACAGGTCGATCGCCAGCCGGGTATCCCCGGCCGATAATTTTACGGTTTTATTCAGAATCGGGTAATCCGTATGCACCACAACCAGATTAATATCTTCATCCGGTTTGATATTGAACGTGCTGTCCGGCGTCCCCTTGATACCATTAACGGTTAAAACCGCATCGCCGCGCGGCGATATCGCCAGGCGGAGCGGAATTGTGCTTGGCGGTTCCGGTTTTTTCTCCGGGGGTTTAGTGACAGATGTTGTCTCGGTCTTGACGCTGTCGGTTTTGGCTACAGCCGGTTCCGGTTTTTTCTCAGCCGGCGGAGTAACCACCTTTGTTTCTTCTTGAGGAGTCTGCTTAACCGGTTCTTTGACGGGCTCTTTCGGTTTGGTTATAGTCTCCTTAGAAGACTCCTCCGCTGTTTTCTTCGTGACGGTATCAACCTGAGTTTTCACGGCGGTTCCGGGAGTCGAGCTTTCCACGGCCGGTTTTTCGATTTCCTTTTTTATCGTATCCGGGACGACAGCCGCCATCGAATCTGCAGTCGCCGTGCTGTCGGTCATTCCGGCGATGACGGCCGAGGAATCAATCGTGATCGGGGTTTCCGAGGTTCTCTTCGGCGGCGTCACAGTCCGGGTGGCGACTTCCTTTCGTCCGAAGTTTTCTTCATACAGCCGCCGGATTTCATCCCGCATCACGAATGCGGCCACGACCAGAACGGTAACCAGGGCCAGGGCGATAATAAAACCGCGCCCCTTTTTCTCGGTTCCACCAAAGGCTTGACCGAGTTTTTTGAATTCCGCGGCCATCTCGGCGGCCGAGGAGTAGCGCCGGGCGGGATCCGGGTCGGTGGCTTTTTTCAGTATTCGCCGCAATTCCGGGGAAAGTTTCTTGCTGGCCGTCCCGCCCCATTCAGATGGATCCGGGTTGGCCGGGTTGCGATAGGGCAGGGAATCGGTGGCAAAATTGAACAGGGTTATCGCCACTTCATAAATATCACTCAAAAATGGATTATAATTGGCTTCCCCCGTCTGGCGTTCCGGGGCCGCAAAGAGCGGTGTCAGCGCCTGGTAGGCGGTTTTGGTGGCATCGCCGCCGATTTCCTTGGCGATCCCGAAATCGATCAGGTAAATCTGCCCCCGTTTATCGAACATGATATTGCCCGGCTTGATATCCCGGTGGGCGATCTTCTTTTCATGGGCATAGGCAATGGCGCTGGTTACCCCGCGGGCCACTTTCAGAAAAGTCTCCTCGTCCAGCGCTCCCTGTTCCCGGAGAATCTGCCCGCCGTCACGGCCATCGATATAAGCCACCACGACAGCCCCTTCATCGGGAAGGTAATCGACCACCCGTGAGATATTGGGATGATCGAGCATGCAGAGGATTTTGGCTTCCTTGGCGAACTTGTCGCGCGATTGGACCCGTTTGAAAAACTTGAAAACCAGCCGCTGTTCGGTAAGATGCTTGTTATAGCCTTCATACACCTCGCCGAATCCGCCGCCGCCGATATGCGAACGGATAATATATTTGCCGCCGATTTCCCAACCTATAATGCCCAACGGGTCATGGCTGTTTTCCTGGCCGTCATTCAAATTGGTGCTGTCGTCTTGTTCTGACACAGGTTCTCCGGATAGTCTCACCCATTGGGTATTGGTTGTTTATGCCGCCATACGGATACAAAAACGACACAAAATCCAGCCTCACGCTTTGAGGCTCAATTTACGGTTATATCCATATTCACCGCAAGGAGTTTTTTATAAACTTCAGGTGAGTAATTCGGCCGGACAGAGAGAATATTTAGACAAATGGCGTAAAGTCTGGCTAAATTATGCGCTATGACAGCCGACAATTTTAATAACGCTGGTGTATTTACTTCAATAAATCGCCTATTCCGGGAATGGCGGAAGGATGACATGACCGGGAGAGACTTAAACTATTTATTGACTTCCGTCTTAAGATAGCTATATATTTTTAACGGTGACTTTTCACCATATAAAATCGGGGAGAATATATGCCAGGTAAACCGGCCGCCCGGGTGGGCGATCCCACGGCCCACGGCGGTACCATCCTGCCCTCCGGGGCTCCGACAGTACTGATCGGCGGCATGCCGGCCGCACGAATGGGTGATATGCATGTTTGTCCGGCCGTTAATCCGGGGACGCCCCCTCCTCCTCATGTCGGCATGCAGATCATTGCTACCTGTACATCAGTATTAATTGCCGGTATGCCGGCCGCCCGGGTGGGCGACACAGCCCTCTGCTCCGGGCCTCCATCATCGATAGTTTCCGGATGCATGACCGTTCTTATCGGGGACGGTGGTGGTGGTGGTGGCGGCGGCGGCGGCGGCGCCGGGAAAAAAGCCGGGGCCGAAGCCGAAGAAGCCGAGGTCAAAGAGGGCCACTATATCGACGCCAAAGTCGTGGACAAGGGCGGCAAGCCGATTGTCGGCGGGAAATATAGAATCAAACTACCTGATGGCAGTGAAACCTCGGGGCCCCTGACCGGGCAGGTGAAAAAATCCGGGATCGATGAGGGCAATTGCGATATCGCCCTGCAGGCCATCACCAAAGCGGCCTGGTCCGAAAAACAGGCGGCGGTCGGCGATAAAGTCAAACTCCAGGTGGAGACCGCCGGGGTTAAATCGGGCACTCCGGCCACCCTGGAGATATTTATCCGCGACGCCAATTTTGCCGACCGGATGCTTGATGCGATAGAGACCAAACTTAAGGGGGACAAGATTGAGGAAGAGTGGGAGCTGAAGGTCGATGAGAAATTATTGAAAATAAATGAGTCCAAGGAGGAACAGGGCGGTTATTCCATGCCGTCATATTATTTCCGGGCAAAAATCGGGGATCTTCTGGCCCGGTCGGGAATTCTCGATTACCAGGATTATATCGAGCTGAAGATCAAGGATGACGAAGGAAATCCGGTTAAAGGCGCGAAATATAAAGTTTTTCTTACCAATGGTGCCGTCAGGCAGGGAACGCTGGATGATAACGGTTATGCCAAAGTCGAACGGGTGCCACCCGGTCAGGTCAGGGTCGTGGTCGATCCGAGAACATAGAAACAATCTCTTTTTCGGAATGAAGTTATAGAATGGGTGATGCTGTCCAGAAAATTGTCGAATTCCGGGATATCATGGCCAAACTCCCGACCTCGACTCACCGCATCTGGGAATTCAATCTTAAAAAAATAAACGTCCATCTGCTGGAGATGGAAGACGTTCTTTTCCATCACAACAGCGCCGTCATAATGCCTTCAAGTCCCGAGGAATCACCCAAAGACCAGAAGGGCTCGGACAAGCAGGAGAAAGTAACCGGTCTCAAATCGCTGGCCCTGATTTTCAAATTGATCGATTACGAACCGGATAAACGCCTTCTGATTGCCGGCCATACCGACACCTCGGGCAAAACCGATTACAATTTCGGCCTTTCGGCCCTGCGGGCCAGGAATATTCTGTACTTATTCACCGGCGGCGAATACAGCCGCGGACAGTGGGCCGAAATCGGGGTTGAAAGACACAAGATCGAGGATTACCAGCAGATCATGAAACACTATGCCGGTCTCAAACGCTGGCCATGCGATCCGTTGAAAGTGAACGACAGCTGGAATAAAAATACTGAAACGGCGGTGGATAATTTCATTAAATCCTATAATTCAGATTTCGCCCCGGCCAATAATGAAAAGGCGATTCCCGGCCGGGTGTTCAACGATGTCAAGAAAGACAGCAAACATCTCTGGCCGTTGGAAATATGGGTGGCGGTTTATAACCTCTACAATGAGGAACTGGCCAAAATTCTGAAAATGACCACCGCCCAGCTTCAGGATTACCGCGATACCAAAATAAAATTCGCCAGCATGAAAAATAAATATGTCGCCTGCGGCGAATCATTCCCCATCGACAAGGCCCAAAAAGGCAATTATCGTTCTCAGACCAACCGGCGGGTCGAAATTCTCCTGTTCGATAAAAACGAAATCCCGGTGATCAACTGCCCCGCCGATATCACCAAAGTACACAAGGAGAAAGACTGCCCGATCTGGCACCGGTGGCATTTCATCCCGAAATATATTCACCCCGACGACCTTCACGCGGTCGTTTATCACATGAGTTTTTCGTACTATAACCGGGTTCGCGATGAGGTCATGAATCTCCCCGAGGGATTGGATATCCGGGCATTTGAAAACAACGGCGAGGAGTTGTCCACGGCCGTATCTTAT
It includes:
- a CDS encoding immune inhibitor A; its protein translation is MIWRKLAFLAITLFLIAGNSMVSAEDIYIQAKIFIDSKEDIQELRLMHLDVVWQGKDFIEVITDKEEISELKTKGFRVEIVHEDVVEFYRSRIPEKAISQFYSLSQIEAEQMFMNYVYPDLITPKISIGQTLEGRDVYAVKISDNASVDEEEPEILFTSAIHCREGITPLVLIEFMWNLLENYGTDPEATYLIDNREMWFVLVVNPDGYYYNDMNSPGGGGMWRKNRRDNGDGTYGVDLNRNYGYMWGYDDIGSSPDPGDETYRGPGPFSELETQAMRDFIIAHNFVITLYFHSYSNLILWPYSYEVGIYSPDEYIFSALGRTVNSINGYRPGPGWTLYPTNGDSDDWGYGEQTLKDKNYAITIEVGGYDDGFWPETSRINPLIQENVPVCYYLAKLAGNIYSALPPDAPVISAPDSVESGQPVVLTWTHEDTLNPAVKYQLMEKQQPTVATDYADDFDDWDNHGFVLDTYDHSSPTSFHSGEPSYAERYITTLEPYHVQPNDTLKFWTYYSMSEGWDYAYVQVSTDGLYFTNIEGNITTNQPDWWDHNLGNGITGWSDWTQGLFDLSDYAGQDIYIRFYYQDHSLVYAWEGFWIDDIYPVKGFSVTSFDSDTLTDTTITLTDRYDWEYYYKIRAMDADSEWGPWSDYKKVVVGEPQIEICGDADGNGVINVGDIAYLVNYMFNGGNPPSSLYQGDADGCGSINMADVVYMMDFYYYGGQAPCQYTGECIHETAGNNVSLGCPVTVQTSETEQVVDIPVYFTNESTVKAITLGFAYNSDDVEINLIDTVGSVVGDPSMIIRRYFPSQNRVMLGFYSVSLTIPPQEDGLLATLKLTIPGGTPVQDIDISAVMIEPGGEFIFAPQGGGIIYPDFVDCGTAEVSIVDYVCGDANGSGAVNILDATYLINYLYKSGPAPVPPEAGDANGNGATNILDATYLISYLYKSGPAPICP
- a CDS encoding T9SS type A sorting domain-containing protein gives rise to the protein MRYIKYAVIAVSLLLVGTVGLSWAQMSGVSYSLTGGVPVGGGGLSGSTNYNLCGSVPLAGGEILGSSNYNMAGGNAAIFGAGSAFNADYDGALVQTVAIGDRTLTVLHSTGAGTVSGSFFYRQGGQTSYSTAAMSVSDAQTLIYELDESLLTIRGLEYYFVITDGSDVVNIGNAAEPYTFRTQLTNEQSQRPTALPSASSIRDYRIIAMPLVPTNNTAAAVFLDDLGAVDSTQWRLGNYNPSTAQVDEYPDAARVTPGQGFWLIARGGKTYGTPGTSVSPNAEYGGNSYFSVPLDSGWNQLANPFPFNVAWSEVVFADGADTVGHISSVLEDNIYRYTGSGYQLVTVIPAWEGVFVNIKKDGIKALIRFHETSLTPKAMPPKLPEKTSDCWTANLRLDIDGLLDDYNQLGVRSDAAEGIDLYDYSEPPTVPGGPSLAFAIGDNTTGLKRTDFRPPFTDGAVWEIVVTNPAGGKLTVSGLDQIPSDMSAWLVTGTGNPIRLEEGTSVNLTAEMISARLIIGTREYVEGHENELLPARFVLEQNVPNPFNPITDISFALPDPGRVRLEIFNILGQSVRLLVDEDLPAGRHLIRWNGRDDVGTEVASGIYFYRVDYGNLSQTRKMIMIK
- a CDS encoding protein kinase is translated as MSEQDDSTNLNDGQENSHDPLGIIGWEIGGKYIIRSHIGGGGFGEVYEGYNKHLTEQRLVFKFFKRVQSRDKFAKEAKILCMLDHPNISRVVDYLPDEGAVVVAYIDGRDGGQILREQGALDEETFLKVARGVTSAIAYAHEKKIAHRDIKPGNIMFDKRGQIYLIDFGIAKEIGGDATKTAYQALTPLFAAPERQTGEANYNPFLSDIYEVAITLFNFATDSLPYRNPANPDPSEWGGTASKKLSPELRRILKKATDPDPARRYSSAAEMAAEFKKLGQAFGGTEKKGRGFIIALALVTVLVVAAFVMRDEIRRLYEENFGRKEVATRTVTPPKRTSETPITIDSSAVIAGMTDSTATADSMAAVVPDTIKKEIEKPAVESSTPGTAVKTQVDTVTKKTAEESSKETITKPKEPVKEPVKQTPQEETKVVTPPAEKKPEPAVAKTDSVKTETTSVTKPPEKKPEPPSTIPLRLAISPRGDAVLTVNGIKGTPDSTFNIKPDEDINLVVVHTDYPILNKTVKLSAGDTRLAIDLSREYAGTDSVSLQIALAPPSDKHVVELSFNGRRHMLTEFPVLNLIKLQGWWNLNSSIFAIGADKKGEPRIDSLVVFPYGSGPHGATKGPSGRIKLGSTGGSGMATVPLVIFWSEK
- a CDS encoding PAAR domain-containing protein; this translates as MPGKPAARVGDPTAHGGTILPSGAPTVLIGGMPAARMGDMHVCPAVNPGTPPPPHVGMQIIATCTSVLIAGMPAARVGDTALCSGPPSSIVSGCMTVLIGDGGGGGGGGGGGAGKKAGAEAEEAEVKEGHYIDAKVVDKGGKPIVGGKYRIKLPDGSETSGPLTGQVKKSGIDEGNCDIALQAITKAAWSEKQAAVGDKVKLQVETAGVKSGTPATLEIFIRDANFADRMLDAIETKLKGDKIEEEWELKVDEKLLKINESKEEQGGYSMPSYYFRAKIGDLLARSGILDYQDYIELKIKDDEGNPVKGAKYKVFLTNGAVRQGTLDDNGYAKVERVPPGQVRVVVDPRT